A region of Paenibacillus sp. 37 DNA encodes the following proteins:
- a CDS encoding ROK family glucokinase: MSEKIYVGVDLGGTAIKVGICDEQGQLMHTYEGPTEVDKGVDTVIANIEKYVRHIVAESPYNWEQLEGVGAGVAGFTNVREGIIVHAPNIGFRNVAIRSILEERLGKPIKIDNDANVAALGEVWAGAGKGVDNCVCYTLGTGVGGGLILNGNIYQGFSGMAGELGHISVVPDLEAIKCGCGKMGCVETVSSATGIIRMAKDAVERGDHTSLALVDKIAAKEVFDAAKAGDEVAQRIVNRAAFYLGKSMATVAAVINPEMFIIGGGVSKAGNFLFDEIRTVFAKLTPEPLQDGVQILEATLGNNAGIVGAAGLLLRS, translated from the coding sequence ATGTCTGAGAAAATCTACGTTGGGGTCGATCTCGGCGGAACAGCAATTAAGGTCGGTATATGCGATGAACAAGGTCAGCTAATGCATACGTATGAAGGACCGACTGAAGTGGATAAGGGCGTAGACACGGTCATCGCCAACATCGAGAAGTATGTCCGACATATCGTAGCCGAATCACCTTACAATTGGGAACAGCTTGAGGGTGTAGGCGCTGGAGTGGCCGGTTTCACGAATGTACGCGAGGGAATTATCGTTCATGCCCCTAACATCGGATTTCGGAATGTAGCCATTCGTTCGATTCTGGAAGAACGTCTGGGCAAGCCAATAAAAATAGATAACGATGCAAACGTGGCTGCACTGGGTGAAGTATGGGCAGGAGCCGGCAAAGGCGTAGACAACTGCGTATGTTATACACTCGGTACGGGTGTTGGTGGTGGCTTGATCTTGAATGGTAACATTTATCAGGGTTTCTCCGGTATGGCGGGAGAGCTGGGTCATATCAGTGTTGTACCTGATCTGGAAGCCATAAAGTGCGGTTGTGGTAAAATGGGATGTGTAGAAACAGTATCTTCTGCAACAGGAATTATACGTATGGCGAAGGATGCAGTAGAACGTGGTGATCATACGTCACTGGCACTCGTCGACAAGATTGCAGCCAAAGAAGTATTTGATGCTGCGAAGGCAGGCGATGAAGTGGCACAGCGCATTGTGAATCGTGCGGCCTTTTACCTGGGCAAGTCCATGGCTACTGTAGCAGCCGTCATTAACCCGGAGATGTTCATCATCGGTGGCGGCGTATCCAAAGCGGGCAATTTCTTGTTTGATGAAATCCGTACTGTGTTTGCTAAGCTGACGCCAGAACCGTTGCAAGATGGGGTTCAGATTCTGGAAGCTACACTTGGTAATAATGCAGGTATTGTGGGTGCAGCAGGTCTTCTCTTGCGTTCCTAG
- the rapZ gene encoding RNase adapter RapZ: MLEGEGSPGTGATLIIITGMSGAGKTIAVQSLEDLGFFCVDNLPPVLIPKFAELIEQSNGKIGKVALVIDLRGREFFTALSESLNYIKDHFTIHCEILFLDATDSVLVQRYKESRRRHPLAPEGMPLDGIRLERKMLEELKNSATQVLNTSTMKPAQLKERIISRFSHLESQMLSVNITSFGFKYGIPIDADLVFDVRFLPNPHYIDHLRPNTGQNSDVYEYVMKWPETQAFLTKLLDMLHFLIPQYRKEGKSQVIIGIGCTGGKHRSVAISEYLGKMLGSSETEAVTVSHRDADRDRH, from the coding sequence ATGCTTGAAGGTGAAGGATCACCAGGCACAGGCGCCACGCTCATTATCATTACGGGCATGTCGGGGGCAGGTAAAACCATTGCAGTACAAAGCCTGGAGGATCTGGGTTTCTTCTGTGTGGATAATCTGCCGCCGGTATTGATTCCAAAATTTGCGGAACTAATTGAACAGTCAAACGGCAAGATTGGTAAGGTTGCATTGGTTATCGATCTGCGCGGGCGTGAATTCTTTACGGCTCTGTCCGAGTCTTTGAACTATATTAAAGATCATTTTACCATTCATTGCGAGATTTTATTCCTGGATGCTACAGATTCTGTACTTGTTCAGCGTTACAAAGAAAGCAGGCGCAGACATCCACTGGCTCCTGAGGGCATGCCGCTGGACGGCATCCGACTGGAACGCAAGATGTTGGAGGAACTCAAAAACTCTGCGACTCAGGTACTGAATACAAGTACGATGAAGCCTGCTCAACTGAAAGAACGCATCATATCCCGCTTTTCTCATCTGGAAAGCCAAATGCTGTCGGTGAATATTACGTCGTTTGGATTCAAGTATGGCATTCCGATTGATGCTGATCTGGTGTTTGATGTACGTTTTTTACCGAATCCGCATTATATTGATCATTTACGACCGAATACGGGACAGAATAGTGATGTGTACGAATATGTTATGAAGTGGCCAGAGACACAGGCGTTTCTGACCAAGCTGCTGGATATGCTGCATTTCCTGATTCCGCAATACCGGAAGGAAGGCAAAAGCCAGGTTATTATTGGAATCGGCTGTACCGGAGGCAAGCATCGTTCGGTAGCAATATCGGAATATTTGGGCAAGATGTTGGGAAGCAGCGAGACAGAAGCTGTCACCGTGAGCCATCGCGACGCTGACCGGGACCGTCATTGA
- a CDS encoding uridine diphosphate-N-acetylglucosamine-binding protein YvcK — protein sequence MKEAGPRRERPRIVVMGGGTGLSVMLRGLKEKPLDITAIVTVADDGGSSGILRNELQMPPPGDIRNVLTALADVEPLLSDMLKYRFNTGAGLAGHSLGNLILAAMTDISGDFVTAVRELSRVFAVRGEVLPAAGQAVVLHAEMEDGTIITGESKIPEAGGRIKRVFLEPDHVEPLPEAVEAIRQADAILIGPGSLYTSILPNLLVPKLAEAVVEADAVKMFICNVMTQPGETDNYTVSDHLKAVHEHIGHQLFDYVIVNNGDIPLQVQNKYAEKGAKPVVLDMNVLESAGYQVVADTLVLFKTYLRHDADKLSHHIYQLVQNWMLRKR from the coding sequence ATGAAAGAGGCCGGACCACGAAGAGAACGTCCGAGAATAGTTGTAATGGGCGGCGGAACCGGATTATCCGTGATGCTGCGCGGTTTGAAAGAGAAGCCGCTGGATATCACGGCCATCGTCACAGTTGCAGATGACGGTGGAAGTTCAGGCATCCTGCGCAATGAGCTACAGATGCCGCCTCCAGGCGACATTCGCAACGTGCTTACGGCACTGGCTGATGTAGAACCATTGCTTTCAGATATGTTGAAGTACCGTTTCAATACAGGCGCGGGGCTTGCAGGCCACAGCTTGGGAAATTTGATTTTGGCTGCAATGACGGATATTTCGGGCGACTTTGTGACCGCAGTGCGGGAGCTTAGCCGCGTGTTTGCCGTTCGAGGTGAGGTATTGCCAGCAGCCGGGCAGGCCGTTGTGTTGCATGCGGAGATGGAAGATGGGACAATTATTACAGGTGAGTCCAAAATCCCTGAGGCGGGTGGACGCATCAAACGTGTTTTCCTTGAACCGGATCACGTGGAGCCGTTGCCAGAGGCAGTAGAGGCCATTCGTCAAGCTGACGCTATTCTGATCGGGCCAGGCAGCCTCTATACAAGCATCCTTCCCAATCTACTCGTACCTAAGCTTGCAGAAGCTGTGGTAGAGGCTGATGCGGTGAAGATGTTTATCTGTAATGTTATGACACAGCCGGGAGAAACAGATAACTATACGGTAAGTGACCACCTTAAGGCGGTACACGAGCATATAGGTCATCAGCTCTTCGACTATGTTATCGTGAATAATGGTGATATTCCGCTGCAAGTGCAAAATAAGTATGCGGAAAAAGGAGCAAAACCGGTTGTACTGGATATGAATGTACTCGAAAGTGCCGGCTATCAGGTGGTTGCAGATACCCTTGTTCTGTTCAAAACCTATCTGCGTCATGATGCCGACAAGTTAAGTCATCACATCTACCAACTGGTACAAAATTGGATGTTACGGAAGAGGTGA
- the whiA gene encoding DNA-binding protein WhiA has protein sequence MSFAAQTKKELTMIESEPCCEKAELSALIRMLGAVQLSNKKVILDISTENAAIARRAYSLLKKHFQVHTELLVRKKMRLKKNNVYIVRIPTMVQEILNSLHIVSEGFLFTPGISTELFQQNCCKRAYLRGAFLAGGSVNNPEGSSYHLEIASMYEEHCQALVDLANEFHLNARCIERKKGFILYIKEGEKIIELLSIIGAHQALFKFEDVRIMRDMRNSVNRIVNCETANLNKTIGAAVRQIDNIRLLQKEVGLESLPEKLREVAEVRLAHPDINLKEVGELLKGTVSKSGVNHRLRKIDELAEKVRTERYG, from the coding sequence ATGTCGTTTGCAGCACAGACCAAAAAAGAGTTAACTATGATCGAGAGCGAACCGTGCTGCGAAAAGGCGGAACTTTCAGCCCTCATCCGTATGCTTGGTGCAGTGCAGTTATCGAATAAAAAAGTGATCTTGGATATTTCGACGGAGAATGCCGCGATTGCAAGACGGGCATACTCTCTGCTTAAAAAGCATTTTCAAGTGCATACGGAATTACTGGTCCGCAAAAAAATGCGGCTGAAAAAGAACAATGTATATATTGTTCGTATTCCAACCATGGTACAGGAGATTCTCAATAGTCTTCATATTGTATCTGAGGGCTTTCTCTTTACCCCAGGGATCAGTACGGAATTGTTTCAGCAAAACTGTTGTAAACGGGCCTATCTTCGCGGTGCATTTCTGGCCGGTGGATCGGTTAATAATCCGGAAGGTTCCTCGTACCATCTGGAGATTGCGTCTATGTATGAAGAGCACTGTCAGGCACTGGTTGACCTGGCCAATGAATTTCATCTGAATGCCCGGTGTATAGAACGGAAAAAAGGATTCATCCTATACATTAAGGAAGGCGAGAAAATCATTGAGCTGCTCAGCATCATTGGTGCTCATCAGGCCTTGTTCAAGTTTGAAGATGTACGAATTATGCGAGACATGCGTAACTCCGTTAACCGGATTGTCAATTGTGAGACCGCCAACCTGAACAAAACGATTGGAGCGGCCGTAAGACAAATCGATAATATCCGGTTGTTACAAAAGGAAGTTGGTCTGGAATCTTTGCCTGAGAAACTTCGCGAAGTGGCGGAGGTTCGACTCGCTCATCCGGATATCAACTTGAAGGAAGTTGGCGAGCTCCTTAAAGGTACAGTCAGCAAGTCGGGAGTGAACCATCGGCTTCGTAAAATTGATGAACTGGCTGAGAAAGTACGCACAGAACGTTATGGTTAA
- a CDS encoding HPr family phosphocarrier protein gives MTKHPVVVRLKTGLHARPAALFVQEANKYSSEVFVEKDDKKVNAKSIMGIMSLAISTGTEIQISAEGADAEQAVNALVSLVSKEELENQ, from the coding sequence ATGACAAAGCACCCGGTAGTTGTCCGTTTGAAAACGGGTCTCCATGCCAGACCTGCGGCACTGTTCGTTCAAGAAGCGAATAAGTACTCGTCTGAAGTGTTCGTCGAGAAGGACGACAAAAAAGTTAATGCAAAAAGTATCATGGGGATCATGAGCCTTGCAATTAGCACAGGTACGGAAATCCAGATTAGTGCAGAAGGCGCGGATGCCGAACAGGCTGTAAACGCTTTAGTTAGTCTGGTAAGCAAGGAAGAGCTCGAAAACCAATAA
- a CDS encoding SIMPL domain-containing protein, with amino-acid sequence MGKQWMKPFGAVLVASTLLVGGTAWVAPGNYAYAAEVQGVQQNVINVVGKGEIQVKPDIAYLSIGVNSTAETAASAQKANAAKVQKVSNLLKNTWKISADDIQTSQFSVQPNYTYSEKDGQQIKGYTAHHTLTVTYRQMDKIGELLDAASGAGANNIENVRFTVENPESYESQVIEKAVANADVKAGAIAKAVKRQLGAVLSVSQGDANVPVFYASEALMSKAQDTAGGTEIETGQVKVSTILNITYEMK; translated from the coding sequence ATGGGTAAACAATGGATGAAACCGTTTGGTGCAGTGCTGGTAGCAAGTACGTTGCTTGTAGGAGGAACCGCATGGGTTGCGCCAGGGAACTATGCTTATGCTGCAGAGGTTCAAGGGGTACAACAGAATGTGATTAACGTCGTGGGTAAAGGTGAGATTCAGGTGAAGCCTGATATTGCTTATCTGTCCATTGGTGTGAACAGTACTGCAGAGACAGCTGCATCTGCTCAAAAAGCGAATGCTGCCAAAGTTCAAAAGGTATCCAACTTGCTGAAGAATACGTGGAAGATCAGTGCAGACGACATTCAAACCAGTCAGTTCTCTGTACAACCCAATTATACGTATAGCGAAAAAGACGGACAACAAATCAAAGGATACACAGCGCATCATACACTGACAGTCACGTATCGTCAGATGGACAAGATCGGCGAGCTGCTCGATGCTGCTTCAGGGGCGGGTGCCAACAATATTGAGAACGTACGCTTTACTGTAGAAAATCCGGAAAGTTATGAATCACAAGTGATTGAGAAAGCTGTTGCCAATGCAGATGTGAAAGCTGGCGCCATTGCAAAAGCAGTTAAACGTCAACTTGGTGCTGTTCTTTCCGTGAGCCAAGGTGATGCTAATGTGCCTGTATTCTATGCAAGCGAGGCGTTGATGTCCAAAGCACAAGATACAGCAGGTGGTACGGAGATTGAAACAGGCCAGGTTAAAGTAAGTACAATCCTGAATATCACGTATGAAATGAAATAA
- a CDS encoding stalk domain-containing protein, with amino-acid sequence MTSWKKWTSALLAAGIIVGSGSVWQDSSVQAASVSSKVTTPAEVTLKSGGKTLTQKGLLQGGSTWVSLTAVKDVAGGTLKYDAKTKSYTVTAANNAMTVSLIDGQPNVYINGYYPQVEAKLIQGRLYIPFSAMRDYLGVQGNWDGKTKTLTLSKVKQNNVKIKAATVNVTVKNAEVDVQYPQVSGLASKEAEAAINKVLKDEVDAYVADFKKQTSEFGGATANRPYAFESSYVVTYNEKGVLGLITQRYEDYAGAHGMTTRTGHTFALDTGKELTLDDVLQNNKTMRETLGKKVGEQLKARGGYLEGYKGLNKDQDFYVTPTGVVVFFQLYEYTAYAEGFPEMPFTYKELLPKGTEPFSNVSGTK; translated from the coding sequence ATGACATCATGGAAAAAATGGACAAGTGCGTTGCTTGCAGCAGGAATTATTGTAGGTAGTGGTTCGGTATGGCAGGACAGTTCGGTTCAGGCAGCATCGGTATCCTCTAAAGTGACAACCCCGGCTGAGGTAACTCTGAAATCGGGTGGAAAAACACTGACTCAAAAAGGGCTTCTTCAAGGTGGATCGACATGGGTCTCTCTTACGGCAGTAAAAGATGTAGCGGGTGGAACGCTGAAATATGATGCGAAAACCAAGTCATATACGGTAACAGCAGCCAACAATGCGATGACCGTTAGCCTGATTGATGGACAACCAAACGTGTACATTAACGGTTATTACCCTCAGGTGGAAGCAAAATTGATTCAGGGTCGATTATATATTCCATTCTCAGCAATGAGAGATTATCTGGGTGTACAGGGGAATTGGGATGGCAAAACCAAAACGTTGACACTCAGCAAGGTGAAACAAAATAACGTTAAAATTAAAGCGGCAACAGTTAATGTCACTGTAAAAAATGCTGAAGTCGATGTTCAATATCCGCAAGTGAGTGGACTTGCCAGCAAAGAAGCTGAAGCGGCAATCAACAAAGTGCTGAAAGACGAAGTGGATGCTTATGTAGCTGACTTCAAGAAACAGACATCTGAATTCGGCGGTGCAACAGCCAACCGTCCATATGCATTTGAGAGCTCTTATGTAGTGACGTACAACGAAAAAGGCGTGCTGGGACTCATTACACAACGATACGAAGATTATGCTGGCGCTCATGGTATGACAACCCGTACGGGCCACACCTTTGCACTGGACACAGGCAAGGAGCTTACGTTAGATGATGTGCTGCAAAACAACAAAACTATGCGTGAGACGTTGGGTAAAAAAGTCGGCGAACAGCTGAAAGCTCGCGGTGGATACCTGGAAGGTTATAAAGGGTTGAATAAAGATCAGGATTTCTATGTGACACCAACGGGTGTGGTCGTGTTCTTCCAGTTGTATGAGTATACGGCGTACGCAGAGGGATTCCCTGAAATGCCATTTACGTATAAAGAACTTCTCCCTAAAGGAACTGAACCTTTCAGTAATGTATCTGGAACCAAATAA
- the clpP gene encoding ATP-dependent Clp endopeptidase proteolytic subunit ClpP translates to MSFIPMVVEQSNRGERAYDIYSRLLKDRIIFLGSDVNDVVANAIMAQMLFLAAEDPEKDIHLYINSPGGSITAGMAIYDTMQFIKPDVSTICVGMAASMGAFLLNAGAKGKRFALPNSEIMIHQPLGGAQGQASDIEIRARRILKMRDTLNRIISERSGQPLERIEKDTDRDYFMSAAEAADYGIIDKVIENVGSQGI, encoded by the coding sequence GTGAGTTTTATTCCAATGGTCGTTGAACAGAGCAACCGGGGTGAGCGCGCCTACGACATCTACTCCAGATTGCTGAAGGATCGTATTATTTTCCTTGGTAGCGATGTTAATGACGTAGTGGCTAATGCCATTATGGCACAGATGTTGTTCCTGGCTGCGGAAGATCCGGAGAAAGACATTCACTTATACATCAACAGCCCAGGCGGATCGATTACAGCCGGTATGGCGATTTACGATACAATGCAGTTCATCAAACCGGATGTATCTACCATCTGTGTAGGTATGGCGGCTTCCATGGGTGCATTCTTGCTGAATGCCGGTGCAAAAGGTAAACGTTTTGCATTACCAAACAGTGAAATTATGATTCACCAACCACTTGGTGGTGCACAAGGTCAAGCTTCCGACATCGAAATCCGTGCTCGCCGCATCCTGAAAATGCGTGATACCTTGAACCGCATCATCTCTGAGCGTTCAGGTCAACCGCTTGAGCGGATTGAGAAAGATACAGATCGTGACTACTTCATGAGTGCTGCTGAAGCCGCCGATTACGGTATCATTGATAAAGTTATCGAAAACGTAGGTTCCCAAGGCATTTAA
- a CDS encoding sugar-binding transcriptional regulator yields the protein MRTILEVQKQLLPDLMDILKKRYTILQQIMLSDVIGRRTLANSMQMTERVLRAETDLLKAQGLIEIDSAGMKISEAGYDLLQQLEPVAKELFGLSELEERIKQAYGLQKVVVVPGDSDISPFAKRELGRAGAKALGNIMSDNDVVAVTGGSTTAEVAEQLNPPTSLKGVWFVPARGGLGESLEIQANTIASTMAKRVGAQYKLLHVPDLLSDHAYESLIQDPSVQEILQLIRKSRIVIHGIGDAVEMATRRKLATEIIDELQEQGAVSESFGYYFNDQGKVVHTMLTLGMRLQDIERTDVVIGIAGGKSKAAAIHSVLRFGQEDILIIDEAAAEVIVAEME from the coding sequence ATGCGAACGATTTTAGAAGTACAAAAGCAGCTTCTGCCTGATCTCATGGATATCTTGAAAAAGAGGTATACGATTCTGCAACAGATCATGTTATCGGATGTGATCGGACGGAGAACGTTAGCTAATTCCATGCAGATGACCGAGCGGGTTCTGAGGGCTGAGACCGATCTGTTAAAGGCTCAGGGACTTATTGAAATTGACAGTGCAGGAATGAAGATCAGCGAGGCAGGGTATGATTTGCTGCAGCAGTTAGAGCCCGTAGCCAAAGAGTTGTTTGGATTATCCGAGCTGGAAGAGCGCATCAAGCAAGCCTACGGTCTGCAAAAGGTAGTTGTGGTTCCTGGTGATTCGGATATTTCTCCATTTGCCAAAAGGGAACTGGGCAGAGCCGGAGCGAAGGCTCTCGGCAATATCATGAGTGATAACGACGTTGTCGCCGTTACTGGCGGTTCAACAACGGCCGAAGTTGCAGAACAACTAAATCCGCCAACATCGCTTAAAGGTGTCTGGTTCGTACCGGCACGCGGTGGACTTGGAGAAAGCCTTGAAATTCAGGCAAATACGATTGCATCTACAATGGCAAAGCGGGTAGGGGCGCAATACAAACTCCTGCATGTACCGGATTTGCTTAGTGATCATGCCTATGAATCATTAATCCAGGACCCTAGTGTTCAGGAGATTCTGCAGCTGATTCGGAAATCGCGGATTGTTATTCATGGAATTGGTGATGCCGTGGAGATGGCGACAAGACGTAAACTTGCGACGGAGATTATAGATGAACTTCAGGAGCAAGGTGCCGTATCTGAATCTTTCGGTTATTACTTTAACGATCAGGGTAAGGTGGTACATACCATGCTTACACTGGGTATGCGACTTCAGGATATTGAACGAACCGATGTTGTGATTGGAATCGCAGGTGGCAAAAGCAAAGCTGCTGCTATACATTCTGTGTTGCGATTTGGTCAGGAAGATATTCTGATTATTGATGAGGCTGCTGCCGAAGTCATCGTTGCTGAAATGGAATAA
- the gap gene encoding type I glyceraldehyde-3-phosphate dehydrogenase produces the protein MIKVGINGFGRIGRLAFRRIQNVAGIEVVAINDLTDAKMLAHLLKYDTTQGRFDGDVEVHDGFFKVNGKEVKVLANRNPEELPWGDLGVDIVLECTGFFTTKEAAEKHLKGGAKKVVISAPATGDMKTIVYNVNHEILDGTETVISGASCTTNCLAPMAKTLQDKFGIVQGLMTTIHAYTGDQNTLDAPHPKGDFRRARAAAENIIPNTTGAAKAIGLVIPELQGILDGAAQRVPVATGSLTELVTVLNKKVTAEEVNAAMQEASDPETFGYTEDEIVSSDIQGITFGSLFDATQTKVLTVGDQQLVKTVAWYDNEMSYTAQLVRTLEHFAKMIK, from the coding sequence ATGATTAAAGTAGGTATTAACGGTTTTGGACGTATCGGACGCTTGGCATTCCGCCGTATTCAAAATGTAGCAGGCATCGAGGTAGTAGCAATCAACGACTTGACTGACGCTAAAATGCTCGCTCATTTGCTCAAATATGATACAACTCAAGGTCGTTTCGATGGCGATGTTGAAGTACACGATGGCTTCTTCAAAGTGAACGGCAAAGAAGTTAAAGTATTGGCTAACCGTAACCCGGAAGAACTTCCTTGGGGCGACCTGGGCGTAGATATCGTTCTGGAATGTACTGGTTTCTTCACAACGAAAGAAGCAGCTGAGAAACACTTGAAAGGTGGAGCTAAGAAAGTTGTTATCTCCGCACCAGCTACTGGCGACATGAAAACCATCGTTTACAACGTAAACCATGAAATCCTCGACGGTACTGAAACTGTAATCTCTGGCGCATCTTGCACAACAAACTGCCTGGCACCTATGGCAAAAACACTGCAAGACAAATTCGGAATCGTTCAAGGTTTGATGACTACAATTCACGCTTACACTGGCGACCAAAACACGTTGGATGCTCCACACCCTAAAGGTGACTTCCGTCGTGCTCGCGCAGCAGCTGAAAACATCATCCCTAACACAACTGGTGCTGCTAAAGCAATCGGTCTGGTAATCCCAGAACTGCAAGGCATCCTTGATGGTGCAGCTCAACGTGTACCAGTAGCTACTGGTTCCCTGACTGAGCTCGTAACTGTTCTGAACAAAAAAGTAACTGCTGAAGAAGTTAACGCAGCTATGCAAGAAGCTTCCGATCCAGAAACTTTCGGATACACAGAAGACGAAATCGTATCTTCCGATATCCAAGGAATCACTTTCGGTTCCCTGTTTGATGCAACTCAAACTAAAGTTCTGACTGTTGGCGACCAACAATTGGTTAAAACTGTAGCTTGGTATGACAATGAAATGTCCTACACTGCACAATTGGTTCGCACTTTGGAGCACTTTGCAAAAATGATTAAGTAA
- a CDS encoding phosphoglycerate kinase — MNKKSVRDIELTGKRAFVRVDFNVPLEDGKITDDKRIRATLPTINFLIEKGAKVILASHMGRPNGEVVESLRLTPAAERLSELLGKTVVKADGSVGGAVKAQIAELNNGDVLLLENVRFHAGEEKNDPELAKQFAELADVFVNDAFGAAHRAHASTEGIAHLLPAVSGLLMEKELEVLGKAISNPERPFTAIIGGSKVKDKIDVIDNLLNIADNVIIGGGLTYTFFKAQGHEIGQSLLDDSKLDVALGFIEKAKKLGKNFYLPVDIVVSDDFSAKANTQIVDIDGIPADWEGIDIGPKTREIYADVIKNSKLVVWNGPMGVFEIEPFSHGTRAVAEACAETEAYTVIGGGDSAAAAEKFKLADKMNHISTGGGASLEFMEGKVLPGVVALNDK, encoded by the coding sequence ATGAACAAAAAAAGTGTACGCGATATCGAATTGACAGGAAAACGGGCTTTTGTCCGTGTAGATTTCAATGTGCCGCTCGAAGATGGTAAAATTACAGATGACAAACGTATTCGTGCGACGCTTCCTACAATCAACTTCTTGATTGAAAAAGGCGCTAAAGTCATTTTGGCAAGCCACATGGGTCGTCCTAACGGCGAAGTGGTTGAATCTTTGCGTTTGACTCCAGCAGCTGAGCGTTTGTCTGAATTGCTTGGTAAAACAGTTGTTAAAGCTGACGGTTCTGTTGGTGGCGCTGTTAAAGCTCAAATCGCTGAACTGAACAACGGCGACGTATTGTTGCTTGAAAACGTTCGTTTCCACGCAGGCGAAGAGAAAAACGATCCGGAACTGGCAAAACAATTTGCTGAACTGGCTGACGTTTTCGTTAATGATGCGTTTGGCGCGGCTCACAGAGCACACGCTTCGACTGAAGGAATCGCTCACTTGCTTCCAGCAGTGTCCGGTTTGTTGATGGAGAAAGAACTTGAAGTGTTGGGTAAAGCAATCTCCAACCCTGAGCGTCCTTTCACAGCTATCATTGGTGGATCCAAAGTTAAAGACAAAATCGATGTAATCGACAACCTGCTGAACATTGCAGACAACGTGATCATCGGTGGCGGTCTGACTTACACGTTCTTCAAGGCACAAGGACATGAAATTGGACAATCCTTGCTGGATGATTCCAAACTTGATGTTGCGCTCGGTTTCATCGAAAAAGCGAAAAAACTGGGTAAAAACTTCTACCTGCCGGTAGATATCGTAGTGTCTGACGATTTCAGTGCGAAAGCAAACACACAAATCGTTGACATCGATGGTATCCCAGCAGATTGGGAAGGTATCGACATCGGTCCTAAAACACGTGAGATCTATGCTGATGTAATCAAAAACTCCAAATTGGTTGTGTGGAACGGACCAATGGGCGTATTTGAAATTGAGCCATTCTCCCACGGTACTCGTGCAGTAGCGGAAGCTTGCGCTGAGACAGAAGCTTACACTGTAATTGGTGGCGGTGACTCCGCAGCAGCAGCTGAGAAGTTCAAATTGGCTGACAAGATGAACCACATCTCTACAGGTGGCGGTGCATCGCTCGAGTTCATGGAAGGTAAAGTACTTCCAGGCGTAGTGGCATTGAACGACAAGTAA
- the tpiA gene encoding triose-phosphate isomerase yields MRTPIIAGNWKMFKTVSESNDFIQEVKGKAEVEGVETVICAPFTNLPSLVEAVKGTNIKIGAQNLHFEDNGAFTGEISGVMLKDLGVDYVIIGHSERRQYFAETDETVNKKLHAAFRHGLTPIFCLGETLEEREANQTKDVCKVQTVAAFAGLSAEQAAQVVIAYEPIWAIGTGKSSTSQDANEVIAYIRTLVKDLYNETVANAVRIQYGGSVKPENVTEYLGQSDIDGALVGGASLQPASFIALVEGAK; encoded by the coding sequence ATGAGAACACCGATTATCGCAGGTAACTGGAAAATGTTCAAAACGGTTTCCGAATCCAATGACTTCATTCAGGAAGTTAAAGGAAAAGCGGAAGTTGAAGGCGTGGAAACTGTAATCTGCGCACCGTTTACGAATCTGCCATCTCTGGTAGAAGCCGTTAAAGGCACAAACATCAAAATTGGTGCACAAAATCTTCATTTTGAAGACAACGGTGCATTCACAGGTGAAATCAGCGGCGTAATGCTGAAAGACCTGGGCGTGGATTATGTCATTATTGGTCACTCGGAGCGCCGTCAATATTTTGCGGAAACCGATGAGACTGTCAATAAAAAATTGCATGCAGCATTCCGTCACGGATTGACTCCAATCTTCTGCCTTGGTGAGACGCTTGAAGAGCGTGAAGCGAACCAAACAAAAGACGTATGCAAAGTGCAAACAGTAGCTGCTTTTGCAGGTCTGTCTGCAGAGCAAGCGGCACAAGTTGTTATCGCTTATGAGCCAATCTGGGCGATTGGTACAGGCAAATCCTCCACTTCCCAAGATGCGAATGAAGTTATTGCTTACATCCGTACGCTGGTGAAGGATCTGTACAACGAGACGGTTGCGAATGCAGTTCGTATTCAATACGGCGGCAGTGTTAAACCGGAGAACGTAACAGAATACCTCGGACAAAGCGACATCGACGGCGCACTTGTTGGCGGTGCCAGCTTGCAGCCGGCTTCGTTCATCGCGCTTGTTGAGGGGGCGAAGTAA